One genomic region from Candidatus Saccharimonadia bacterium encodes:
- the pgi gene encoding glucose-6-phosphate isomerase — protein sequence MKLTNLPEWKSLEQHHVTVKDMHLRELFAASPGRAEVLSLEVGDIFADYSKNRLTVTTLELLVDLARAAGVERLRDDMFAGVPINTTENRAVLHTALRRPASAGPLVVDGADVMPAVHEVLDRMGAFAEAVRSGEWRGHTDKRITTVINIGIGGSDLGPVMAYEALRFYAQRDLTVKFVSNIDATHLVEATRGLDPAETLFIIASKTFTTDETMTNAASAREWLLAALHDEAAVAKHFVAVSTNAEAVTAFGIDPANMFGFWDWVGGRYSLTSAIGLSLMVAIGRDHFADLLAGFHAMDRHFRTAPLEHNLPVTLALIGLWYTNFFHAETEAILPYDQYLSRFPAYFQQGNMESNGKSVTKAGEPVDYATGPVVWGEPGTNGQHAFYQLIHQGTHLVPADFIGFTKPLNPLGQHHPKLMANLLAQTEALAFGKASDEPHRNFPGNHPTNTLLVTQLTPHTLGQLIALYEHKIFVQGAIWQIDSFDQWGVELGKVLAKTIYTDLQAGHPSEHDSSTAQLIERYLHGR from the coding sequence ATGAAACTCACCAATCTGCCCGAATGGAAGTCCCTCGAGCAACATCACGTTACCGTCAAAGATATGCACCTGCGCGAATTGTTTGCCGCTAGCCCCGGCCGGGCCGAGGTACTCAGCCTCGAAGTCGGCGACATTTTCGCCGACTATTCCAAAAACCGGCTCACGGTCACCACGCTTGAACTGCTCGTGGATTTGGCGCGCGCGGCCGGCGTGGAGCGCCTGCGCGACGACATGTTCGCCGGCGTCCCCATCAATACCACCGAGAATCGCGCCGTGCTCCACACAGCCCTGCGCCGCCCCGCCTCGGCCGGCCCACTCGTGGTAGACGGCGCCGATGTGATGCCCGCCGTTCACGAGGTGCTCGACCGCATGGGCGCCTTTGCCGAAGCCGTGCGCTCCGGCGAGTGGCGCGGCCACACGGACAAGCGCATCACCACCGTCATCAACATCGGCATCGGCGGCTCCGACCTCGGCCCGGTAATGGCCTATGAGGCCCTGCGCTTCTACGCACAGCGCGATCTCACGGTGAAATTCGTCTCCAACATCGACGCCACCCACCTCGTAGAAGCCACCCGCGGCCTCGACCCAGCCGAAACACTCTTTATCATCGCGTCCAAAACCTTCACCACGGACGAAACCATGACCAACGCGGCATCGGCCCGCGAGTGGCTGCTGGCCGCCCTCCACGACGAAGCCGCCGTGGCCAAGCACTTTGTGGCCGTATCCACCAACGCCGAAGCGGTGACCGCCTTCGGCATAGACCCGGCCAACATGTTTGGCTTTTGGGATTGGGTCGGCGGCCGGTACTCGCTCACTTCGGCCATCGGCCTGTCGCTCATGGTCGCCATCGGCCGCGACCACTTCGCCGATCTGCTCGCCGGCTTCCACGCCATGGACAGGCACTTCCGCACCGCCCCGCTCGAGCACAACCTGCCCGTCACCCTGGCCCTCATCGGCCTCTGGTACACCAATTTCTTCCATGCCGAAACCGAAGCCATCCTCCCCTACGACCAATACCTCAGCCGTTTCCCAGCTTATTTTCAGCAAGGCAACATGGAATCCAACGGCAAGTCCGTCACCAAGGCCGGCGAACCAGTCGATTACGCCACCGGCCCGGTTGTCTGGGGCGAGCCCGGCACCAACGGCCAGCACGCCTTTTACCAGCTCATCCACCAAGGCACGCACCTCGTCCCCGCCGATTTTATTGGCTTCACCAAGCCACTAAACCCACTCGGCCAACACCACCCCAAGCTCATGGCCAACCTCCTGGCCCAAACCGAAGCCCTCGCCTTCGGCAAAGCCTCGGATGAGCCCCACCGCAATTTCCCCGGCAACCACCCCACCAACACCCTCCTCGTCACCCAGCTCACCCCCCACACCCTCGGCCAGCTCATCGCCCTCTACGAGCACAAAATTTTCGTCCAAGGCGCCATCTGGCAAATCGATTCCTTCGACCAATGGGGCGTCGAGCTCGGCAAAGTCCTGGCCAAAACCATTTACACTGACCTGCAAGCCGGTCACCCTTCCGAGCACGACAGCTCCACCGCGCAACTCATCGAGCGCTACCTTCACGGCCGCTAA
- a CDS encoding GNAT family N-acetyltransferase, translating into MPSLRIQVETTPSPAIQAKVAAFLTGHWGSTSIVSKGRLHNASTLPRVAALTDQDELAGLATFSIDTSAHACEIVSLNADPPGTGLGASLITAVESAAKAAGCHKTWLITTNSNPEAAAFYTKHGYRLVAVHLDALTQSRRLKPQIPLQDDRGIPLLDEWEFEKSL; encoded by the coding sequence ATGCCATCCCTTCGCATTCAAGTCGAAACAACCCCTTCGCCCGCCATTCAGGCCAAAGTAGCAGCATTTCTCACCGGCCATTGGGGCAGCACATCTATCGTATCCAAAGGCCGACTTCATAACGCCTCCACGCTGCCGCGCGTGGCTGCGCTCACTGATCAAGACGAACTGGCTGGCCTAGCCACCTTCAGTATCGATACATCAGCCCACGCCTGCGAAATTGTCTCGCTCAACGCCGACCCACCTGGCACCGGCTTGGGCGCCAGCCTCATCACGGCCGTAGAATCCGCCGCCAAAGCCGCGGGCTGTCACAAAACCTGGCTCATCACCACCAACTCCAATCCCGAAGCCGCCGCGTTCTACACTAAACACGGGTACCGGCTCGTCGCCGTACACCTCGACGCGCTTACGCAGTCGCGCCGGCTCAAACCCCAGATCCCCCTCCAAGACGATCGCGGCATCCCCCTGCTCGACGAATGGGAATTCGAAAAATCTCTCTAG
- a CDS encoding S8 family serine peptidase codes for MASIDDAKDYVKVRADYASGRTGKPVTAVEVIVNGSTRQVQMVPPATASTTTVTVPLAPFYNDMHTQRLKIEAKIYSSHNHEVARSRAVIVTLPDRVVWAPDPIAVEGLAGTDTSLELTLTSKVALSKVSLRATGELAKLVAVEADGLTDIAAGVAYVLPATVTVPDKRSGGKYTGTIEVRSDGRVMARASMKVTARVATSNVVPSTSALPSEARIASLRGVDVAKDELIVGLGLGLVNADQRIKDIASQTHAVIMGSVPSLHLYQLRYQVASLDQLEAIRGQVAGLADVQLASPDPVSAAEAAIPDDPKFNSWDEAHPAGNNWSWEYIKAPSAWDITTGSPNVRMGVIDARFNSKHEDLVGNIVATKGYRSETNAITDAIHGSMVAGPICASGNNGKGIAGMNWRCALSNYSVGFTHGEANEQDSRRSAIRAVEMMQAAANDDMQVVNMSLQWIDNNDCTKPGNAQTEQDARLYDGIFKYGIEWAKLTGKDVLWVFAAGNECRDVKYSAPASIVRDYPDNTMAVAAIDQTGGLWDESFLGKQGGSDFGSLITVAAPGKDIYTTSGTTCFVVITNCGPQYTTASGTSLAAPFVSGLAGLVLAKHPDMSAGEVRQCIVNAANTYGKPVPGQSFHVISAPEAVRCFPPSSVPCVFGGGHLTQCESTDPTVTVQATYRGDTSDCTYGVHAVWGDGTASDYTLPGSATDKVATYGSHTYKQLGLYHISLTGSLVSGLCTAPASASETFALLPE; via the coding sequence GTGGCTAGCATTGATGATGCTAAGGATTATGTGAAGGTCCGAGCCGACTACGCCTCTGGGCGAACGGGCAAGCCGGTAACGGCGGTGGAGGTGATCGTGAACGGATCGACGCGCCAGGTGCAGATGGTGCCCCCGGCCACGGCGAGCACGACCACGGTGACAGTGCCCTTGGCGCCGTTTTATAACGATATGCACACCCAGAGGCTGAAGATTGAGGCCAAGATTTATAGCAGCCATAACCATGAGGTGGCCCGTTCTCGCGCTGTGATCGTGACGTTGCCGGACCGGGTGGTTTGGGCTCCTGACCCGATCGCAGTGGAGGGGCTGGCGGGGACGGACACGAGCCTGGAACTGACGCTGACATCGAAGGTGGCATTGAGCAAGGTGAGCCTGAGGGCGACAGGCGAGCTCGCGAAGCTGGTGGCGGTAGAGGCCGACGGGCTGACGGACATTGCGGCTGGCGTGGCGTACGTGCTGCCGGCCACGGTGACAGTGCCGGACAAACGGTCGGGCGGCAAGTACACGGGCACGATCGAGGTGCGGTCGGACGGGCGGGTGATGGCGCGCGCGAGCATGAAGGTGACGGCCCGGGTGGCGACCAGCAACGTGGTCCCGTCCACCAGCGCCCTGCCGTCGGAGGCGCGCATCGCATCGCTACGGGGCGTGGATGTGGCCAAGGATGAGCTCATCGTGGGGCTAGGCCTCGGGCTGGTCAACGCCGACCAGCGCATCAAGGACATTGCCTCGCAGACGCACGCGGTGATCATGGGGTCGGTGCCGAGCCTGCACTTGTATCAGCTACGCTACCAGGTAGCGAGCTTGGATCAGCTGGAGGCAATCCGCGGGCAGGTGGCTGGGCTTGCCGATGTGCAGTTGGCGTCGCCAGACCCGGTGTCGGCAGCTGAGGCGGCGATTCCCGATGACCCCAAATTTAACTCCTGGGATGAGGCTCACCCGGCCGGCAACAATTGGAGCTGGGAGTACATTAAGGCGCCGAGTGCCTGGGACATTACTACGGGCAGTCCGAATGTGCGCATGGGGGTGATCGATGCGCGGTTTAATTCGAAGCATGAGGATTTGGTGGGCAACATCGTGGCGACCAAGGGCTATCGATCGGAGACGAATGCCATCACCGACGCAATCCACGGCAGCATGGTGGCGGGGCCGATCTGTGCCAGCGGCAACAATGGCAAGGGCATTGCCGGGATGAACTGGCGTTGTGCGCTCTCCAACTACTCGGTGGGCTTTACCCATGGAGAGGCCAATGAGCAAGACAGCCGGCGCAGCGCGATCCGGGCGGTGGAAATGATGCAAGCCGCGGCCAACGATGACATGCAGGTGGTGAATATGAGTCTGCAGTGGATTGATAATAATGACTGCACGAAGCCGGGCAACGCTCAGACCGAGCAGGATGCGCGCTTGTACGACGGTATCTTTAAGTACGGCATTGAGTGGGCCAAGCTCACCGGCAAGGACGTGCTGTGGGTGTTTGCGGCAGGCAATGAATGCCGCGATGTTAAATACTCGGCGCCGGCCAGCATCGTGCGGGACTATCCAGACAATACAATGGCGGTGGCGGCCATCGACCAGACGGGTGGCCTGTGGGATGAGTCGTTCTTGGGGAAACAGGGCGGATCGGACTTTGGTTCGCTCATCACCGTGGCGGCGCCGGGGAAGGACATTTACACCACGTCCGGCACAACGTGTTTTGTGGTCATTACCAATTGCGGACCGCAATATACGACCGCATCGGGAACGTCTTTGGCCGCGCCGTTTGTGAGCGGACTGGCGGGCCTGGTGCTGGCGAAGCATCCAGACATGTCGGCTGGGGAGGTGCGGCAGTGCATTGTGAACGCCGCTAATACGTACGGCAAGCCGGTGCCTGGGCAGAGCTTCCATGTAATTAGCGCGCCGGAAGCGGTGCGCTGCTTTCCACCCAGCTCAGTGCCGTGCGTGTTTGGCGGCGGGCATCTGACGCAATGCGAGAGTACTGATCCGACGGTGACGGTGCAGGCGACGTATCGCGGCGACACGTCGGACTGCACCTATGGTGTGCACGCGGTGTGGGGCGACGGGACGGCGAGCGATTATACCCTGCCGGGCAGTGCTACTGATAAGGTGGCGACTTATGGCAGCCACACCTATAAGCAGCTGGGGCTGTATCACATTAGCTTAACGGGCAGCCTGGTCTCGGGGCTTTGCACAGCGCCGGCTAGCGCTAGTGAGACATTTGCGTTGCTGCCGGAGTAG
- the purL gene encoding phosphoribosylformylglycinamidine synthase: protein MYKFHRRDKLRARELSQLEAAGIAAPRSVQAEWVYYVETARQLSEGEIGQLQWLLGETFDPWGTREASFLTEHPSVIEIGPRLNFETPWASTARQICRAVGLDSVIRIERARRLGFSKRLGPDERGQLEAALADRMTQQPYHEAPATLAVSGAPEPVRTVPVLRDGIEALRRANQEFGLAMDEQDMASYAELFVNRLQRDPTDVEIFSLGQANNEHARHGFFRGSLVLDGRPLDTSLMKIVKAPWRANPNNSVIAFHDDSSAIEGRRVHVMAPGRPGEASRFVIDDRTYHPTLTAETHNFPTGIAPYPGAATGTGGRIRDNQAVGRGGLVVASGVGYSVGNLHIPGYELPWEKDGVAHPENLASPLDILIEASNGASDYGNCFGEPVLLGHVRTFGQTTPGGYRAWFKPVMYSEGVGMLDANHAEKGLPEPRMLIVQVGGPAYRIGMGGGAASSLMSGDNSAALDFNAVQRGDPEMEQRLGRVIRTCVELGASNPIVSAHDLGAGGDSNALPEIANPVGGRIELRAIPVGDATLSVLEIWGNESQERDALLLRPEDLARFEAICAREKAPVAVVGEITGDGQLVVHDATDDTTPVNLPLEAVLGDSVAKTVELTTQPPVLRPLKLPADLTVRQALERVLRLVSVGSKSWLTRKVDRSVTGLVAQQQGVGPLETPLADYGVVAHSLFGNSGTVVSQGERPLIGLVSPGAQGRMTVGEAITNLMGARISDLGDVRASANWMWPAKLEGEGARLYEAAVAMSDTMTALGMAVDGGKDSLSMAAQTPGGMVKAPGQLVVAPYAVMPDVRQKITPDFKGAGNVLILVDLSGGHTRLGGSALAQAYGQIGDEAPDLDDPAVLGQAFVSVQGLIRRGRVRALHDRSDGGLVVTAIEMALAGNLGLELELPGAEEPLAALFCEELGVLLEVAPAAAEAVRAELDSDGVAHTTVGRVGEAGAPVRVSAGGHALVDVPLHELRGLWEATSSRLDALQANPKLVADEAAVMAAPRVNPRWHLTFKPVSPSAATVIGPGLAAPKVAVLREAGTNGDREMAAAFVAAGFEAWDVTMSDLLTGSVGLEQFRGVAFPGGFSFGDVLDAGKGSAGVIRFNPVLADQFASFYARTDTFSLGVCNGAQLMALLGWAPFAQLPDDEKPRFVQNASGRFESRLATVEIGPSPAIMLAGMEGSRLGVWVAHGEGRLHVPTPEVLRDIRAGNLAPLRFVEPDGGPTTAYPFNPNGSPEGITALCSPDGRHLAMMPHPERMANALWQWPWLPTEWQGFEASPWLRMFQNARAWCERED from the coding sequence GTGTACAAGTTTCATCGCCGAGACAAACTGCGGGCGCGTGAATTGAGCCAACTGGAAGCGGCTGGAATCGCGGCGCCGCGGTCAGTACAGGCCGAGTGGGTGTATTACGTGGAGACGGCGCGGCAGCTCAGCGAAGGCGAAATTGGGCAGCTCCAGTGGCTGCTCGGCGAGACATTTGACCCTTGGGGGACGCGCGAGGCGTCTTTTTTGACCGAGCATCCGAGCGTGATCGAGATCGGACCGCGACTGAACTTTGAGACGCCGTGGGCGAGTACCGCGCGCCAGATTTGCCGAGCGGTGGGGCTTGACAGCGTGATCCGGATTGAGCGGGCACGGCGGCTGGGATTTTCGAAGCGGCTGGGGCCGGATGAGCGCGGCCAGCTCGAGGCGGCGCTGGCCGACCGCATGACCCAGCAGCCGTACCATGAGGCGCCGGCCACGCTGGCGGTGAGCGGGGCGCCGGAGCCGGTGCGCACCGTGCCGGTACTGCGCGACGGTATCGAGGCGCTGCGCCGGGCCAACCAGGAATTTGGGCTGGCTATGGATGAGCAGGATATGGCCAGTTACGCGGAATTATTCGTAAATCGGTTGCAGCGTGACCCGACGGATGTTGAGATATTTTCCCTTGGCCAAGCCAATAATGAGCACGCGCGGCACGGGTTTTTTCGGGGTAGCTTGGTGCTTGACGGCCGGCCGCTCGATACGAGCCTCATGAAGATCGTGAAGGCGCCGTGGCGGGCCAACCCGAATAATTCGGTGATCGCATTTCACGACGATAGTTCGGCTATCGAGGGTCGGCGGGTGCATGTGATGGCGCCAGGCCGGCCGGGTGAGGCGAGTCGATTTGTGATCGACGACCGCACGTATCATCCCACGCTCACGGCCGAAACCCACAACTTCCCGACGGGTATTGCGCCGTACCCGGGCGCGGCCACGGGTACCGGCGGGCGGATTCGCGACAATCAGGCGGTGGGGCGGGGTGGCCTAGTGGTGGCGAGCGGGGTGGGCTACAGCGTGGGGAATTTGCACATTCCCGGCTACGAACTGCCCTGGGAGAAAGACGGCGTGGCGCATCCGGAGAATTTGGCTTCGCCGCTCGACATTCTGATCGAGGCTTCGAATGGCGCCTCGGATTACGGTAACTGCTTTGGCGAGCCGGTGCTCTTGGGACACGTGCGGACGTTCGGCCAAACCACGCCGGGCGGCTACCGGGCATGGTTTAAGCCGGTGATGTACAGCGAGGGCGTGGGTATGCTTGATGCGAATCATGCCGAAAAAGGCCTTCCCGAGCCAAGAATGCTCATCGTGCAGGTGGGTGGCCCGGCGTACCGGATCGGCATGGGCGGAGGTGCGGCCAGCTCGCTCATGAGCGGTGACAACTCGGCGGCCCTCGATTTTAATGCGGTGCAACGCGGCGACCCCGAGATGGAGCAGCGGCTGGGGCGCGTGATTCGCACCTGCGTGGAGCTGGGCGCGAGTAACCCGATTGTGTCGGCGCACGATTTAGGCGCCGGCGGCGATTCGAATGCCCTGCCGGAGATTGCCAACCCCGTGGGCGGGCGTATCGAGCTACGCGCGATTCCGGTGGGCGACGCCACGCTGTCGGTGCTGGAAATCTGGGGCAATGAATCGCAGGAGCGCGATGCGCTGCTACTGCGGCCCGAGGATTTGGCGCGGTTTGAGGCAATTTGCGCGCGCGAGAAAGCGCCGGTGGCAGTGGTGGGCGAAATCACCGGTGATGGGCAGCTGGTGGTGCACGATGCGACCGACGATACGACGCCGGTAAACCTGCCGCTTGAGGCTGTCTTGGGTGACTCGGTGGCCAAAACGGTGGAGCTCACCACGCAGCCGCCAGTGCTGCGGCCGCTGAAGTTGCCCGCCGACCTGACGGTGCGCCAGGCGCTCGAGCGGGTACTGCGGCTGGTGAGCGTGGGCTCCAAAAGCTGGCTGACGCGCAAGGTTGACCGGAGCGTGACCGGGCTCGTCGCGCAGCAGCAAGGGGTGGGACCGCTCGAGACCCCGCTGGCGGATTACGGCGTGGTGGCGCATAGCCTCTTTGGCAACAGCGGTACCGTGGTGAGCCAGGGCGAGCGGCCGCTCATTGGGCTGGTCTCGCCGGGCGCGCAGGGCCGCATGACGGTGGGCGAGGCGATTACCAACCTGATGGGCGCGCGGATTTCGGACCTGGGCGATGTGCGGGCCAGCGCCAACTGGATGTGGCCGGCCAAGCTCGAGGGCGAGGGCGCGCGGCTCTATGAAGCGGCGGTCGCCATGAGCGACACCATGACCGCGCTGGGGATGGCGGTGGACGGTGGCAAGGACAGCCTCTCGATGGCCGCTCAAACCCCAGGGGGTATGGTGAAGGCGCCGGGGCAGCTGGTGGTAGCGCCGTATGCGGTGATGCCGGACGTACGCCAAAAAATCACGCCCGATTTTAAGGGTGCGGGCAATGTTTTGATATTGGTAGATTTGAGCGGCGGGCACACACGGCTGGGTGGCTCGGCGCTGGCGCAGGCCTACGGGCAAATCGGCGACGAGGCGCCCGACCTCGATGACCCGGCCGTGCTGGGGCAAGCGTTTGTGAGCGTGCAGGGGCTGATTCGGCGCGGTCGCGTGCGCGCGCTCCACGACCGCAGCGACGGCGGCTTGGTGGTGACGGCTATCGAGATGGCACTGGCGGGTAACCTGGGCCTGGAGCTTGAGCTGCCGGGTGCGGAGGAGCCGCTGGCGGCACTGTTTTGCGAAGAACTGGGCGTGCTGCTCGAAGTGGCGCCGGCCGCGGCCGAGGCAGTGCGGGCTGAGCTCGACAGCGACGGCGTAGCGCACACCACGGTGGGGCGCGTGGGCGAGGCGGGCGCTCCGGTGCGCGTGAGCGCCGGCGGCCACGCGCTGGTCGATGTACCGCTGCACGAGCTGCGCGGGCTCTGGGAAGCCACTAGTAGCCGACTCGACGCGCTCCAGGCCAACCCCAAACTGGTGGCCGATGAGGCGGCGGTGATGGCCGCGCCGCGCGTGAATCCGCGCTGGCATTTGACCTTTAAGCCGGTCTCGCCCTCCGCGGCGACCGTTATTGGGCCGGGATTGGCGGCGCCCAAGGTGGCGGTGCTGCGCGAAGCCGGCACCAACGGCGACCGCGAGATGGCGGCGGCGTTTGTGGCGGCCGGTTTTGAGGCCTGGGACGTTACCATGAGCGATTTGCTAACGGGCAGCGTGGGGTTGGAGCAATTTCGCGGCGTGGCGTTTCCGGGTGGGTTTTCCTTTGGCGACGTGCTCGACGCGGGTAAGGGTTCGGCCGGAGTCATTCGATTTAACCCGGTCCTGGCGGATCAGTTTGCGAGCTTTTATGCCCGCACCGACACGTTTTCGCTCGGCGTATGCAACGGGGCGCAGCTCATGGCACTGTTGGGTTGGGCGCCGTTTGCGCAGCTGCCGGACGACGAGAAGCCGCGGTTTGTGCAGAACGCGTCGGGCCGGTTTGAGTCGCGGCTGGCAACGGTAGAGATTGGACCGAGCCCGGCGATCATGCTCGCTGGCATGGAGGGCTCGCGGCTCGGGGTATGGGTGGCGCACGGCGAAGGCCGGCTGCACGTGCCGACGCCGGAGGTGCTGCGCGATATTCGTGCGGGCAATTTGGCGCCCCTGCGCTTTGTGGAGCCCGACGGCGGGCCGACCACGGCCTATCCGTTTAACCCCAACGGCAGCCCCGAAGGCATCACGGCGCTGTGCTCACCCGACGGCCGCCATCTGGCCATGATGCCGCACCCGGAGCGCATGGCCAATGCGCTATGGCAGTGGCCGTGGCTGCCGACGGAATGGCAGGGGTTTGAGGCGAGTCCGTGGCTGCGGATGTTTCAGAATGCGCGCGCTTGGTGCGAGCGCGAGGATTAG
- the purN gene encoding phosphoribosylglycinamide formyltransferase, whose product MTKLAVMVSGVGSILEAILESGLQVSLVVADRQCRGLKLAADAGIPVELVERSNYGHSFDRLAYSHRLAGVLKAHHIDLVAMAGFMTVLDKPIFDHYEGKILNTHPSLLPAFAGERAVQNALDYGVKLTGCTIHIATIKLDDGPILAQEAVPVLAGDTAESLQERIKQVERRLYPETIRHLITKASPV is encoded by the coding sequence ATGACCAAACTCGCCGTGATGGTGTCGGGCGTGGGCTCGATACTCGAGGCTATACTCGAATCCGGCCTCCAGGTATCGTTGGTAGTGGCCGACCGCCAGTGTCGCGGGCTCAAATTGGCGGCCGATGCCGGGATTCCGGTCGAGCTCGTCGAACGTAGCAACTACGGCCATAGCTTCGACCGCCTGGCCTATTCACACCGCCTCGCCGGCGTGCTCAAAGCCCACCACATCGATCTTGTCGCCATGGCCGGCTTCATGACCGTCCTCGATAAGCCGATTTTTGACCATTACGAAGGCAAAATCCTCAACACCCACCCCTCGCTTCTGCCGGCCTTTGCAGGCGAACGAGCGGTGCAAAATGCCCTCGATTACGGCGTCAAATTGACCGGCTGCACCATCCACATCGCCACCATCAAGCTCGATGACGGCCCCATTTTGGCCCAGGAAGCCGTGCCGGTATTGGCCGGCGACACGGCCGAATCGCTCCAGGAGCGCATCAAGCAAGTGGAGCGCCGGCTGTATCCCGAAACTATCCGCCACCTAATCACGAAAGCGAGCCCCGTATGA
- a CDS encoding AIR synthase-related protein, with amino-acid sequence MSKPGLKYADTGVDYSALDPFKRLAQTAAAQTAGNAQRLGFTELSSSRGESAYLIEAADHFIAHVEEGLGTKNLVADAVHELTGRQYYDAIAQDTVAMIVNDMITLGALPVSVAMHAGVGDTRWFADEARAASLVAGWKHACDLARAVWGGGESPGLTGVVEPHAVVLAGSAVGVIKPKDRLITGNIAAGDAIVMFASTGIHANGLSLARKIAQSTGYDATLSDGRTYGEALLDPTHIYVPVIEDVQEAGIKLHYAVNITGHGWRKLMRAVEPFVYEIDTIPEPQPVFTFMQEHGPVDDAEAYGNFNMGAGFAVYARPEDVARIIEVAASHSIKAWLAGTIRKDADQKKVVIKPKNLTYEGDSLGVR; translated from the coding sequence ATGAGTAAACCCGGCCTCAAATACGCCGACACCGGCGTTGATTATAGCGCCCTCGACCCCTTTAAGCGCCTCGCCCAGACGGCGGCCGCCCAGACCGCCGGCAATGCCCAGCGCCTCGGTTTCACCGAGCTATCATCGAGTCGCGGCGAGAGCGCCTACCTCATTGAGGCCGCCGACCACTTCATCGCTCATGTCGAGGAGGGTCTCGGCACCAAAAACCTCGTGGCCGACGCCGTGCATGAGCTCACCGGCCGCCAGTATTATGACGCCATCGCCCAAGACACCGTCGCCATGATCGTCAATGACATGATCACGCTCGGCGCGCTGCCGGTCTCGGTGGCCATGCACGCCGGCGTCGGCGACACACGCTGGTTTGCCGACGAGGCCCGCGCCGCCAGCCTCGTGGCCGGCTGGAAGCACGCCTGCGACCTGGCGCGCGCCGTGTGGGGCGGCGGCGAGTCGCCCGGGCTCACCGGCGTGGTGGAGCCCCACGCCGTGGTGCTGGCCGGATCGGCCGTGGGCGTCATCAAGCCCAAAGACCGCCTCATCACCGGCAACATCGCCGCCGGCGATGCCATCGTGATGTTTGCCAGCACCGGCATCCACGCCAACGGCCTGTCGCTGGCCCGCAAAATCGCCCAGTCCACCGGCTACGACGCCACCTTGAGCGACGGCCGCACCTACGGCGAGGCGCTCCTCGATCCCACGCATATCTATGTCCCCGTTATCGAGGACGTGCAGGAGGCGGGCATCAAACTCCATTACGCCGTCAACATTACCGGCCACGGCTGGCGCAAGCTCATGCGCGCCGTCGAGCCGTTTGTGTACGAAATCGACACCATCCCCGAGCCGCAGCCGGTCTTCACCTTCATGCAGGAGCACGGCCCGGTCGACGACGCCGAAGCCTACGGCAACTTCAATATGGGCGCCGGTTTCGCCGTGTACGCTCGCCCCGAAGACGTCGCTCGCATCATCGAAGTCGCCGCCAGCCATAGCATCAAGGCGTGGCTAGCGGGAACTATCCGCAAAGACGCAGATCAGAAAAAGGTCGTCATCAAGCCAAAAAACCTAACGTACGAAGGAGACTCACTCGGTGTCCGCTAA